The window CACTAGAATTTCAtgacttatattaattacattaggTCAactctaatatttatttaaaatggctTGTTAATCTTGAATAAAACTTCTGGGTCATTAGAAAAAAGACGcatgcataatataatttcagtttaaatgaatcaatataaataataattaaatatttgtttgttcctATATAACAGGAAATTTTagcacatatttattttcgatttttcATCGATTATGTAGGcactatttgtaaatatagtaatatggtttcataatattttaaatctcatGCAGAGAAGTAAGAAATTtacttgaatattattttgattatagaCAATTGATTTTGATTCTAGCAACAACAACATTGCAACAACTCTTCAAAGCTCTTTCTTTTACAGgcactattttaatatatgtgtaaaattaattttattagctaTGGTTACGTCTACTTGGTGGTCTACTTGGCCAAAAACATAGAAACtcagtatttaaattactaataagtagtgaatgtataaaattgatatttttaattgtctaggctgttatataagtatttagatACCTCATTTCACAAGAAGAATCATAGAATTCTCAACTAATTTgtattagttaattaaatattgtacatataaagtatattgtaattttcatgtctttttgtttgtatgttatctatttatagaatattaagttaaaatacCTTATCATTGTATGAGATATATCTCTTGGGTTTAAATGTTGAAAGTTGTGTAGTACATAAAAAGACAttacctaaatatttaaatagagttAAACGGTTGATTCAATatgattatgtaaaattaaaaaaaaaacatttaataggATGCATGTTGgctcatatattataatatgtataatattttagttatgttGTGATTATCATATGATTGGGTTTCAATGATCTCTTTAAGTGTCACTATTGccgttttttgtatttatagtttCAAGTTATATTATGCTAAGCTTAAGCAAGAGAGTCCCGGGATTTCATTCTGCGCACCCCATTCCTGTAGTGTTTGCAAGATAAAAAACTATGTCCTTTTGGTACAttagttcccgagattagcgcgttcaaacaaacgaacttttcaacataatatattagtttaaatatgCGCTTTTATATAAAGCAGTGTAATGCAATAGTGAGTTAATATTAACAAGAAAAATTTAGGCCTATTGTCCACTGATGCGTCACATGACTAATGCATGCAACCTACAAATGGCGATATGcgttttttacatatttattatgtccAAGATCACGTATCACGctacaaaaacttattttttctcTTTCGAGAGTTGGTCGAGTTGTAGTAGCGTGCAGCTGGGTGACACAGTTATGATTATTCCTATTATTAAGCAAGATGCAACTATTCATTTTGCAATCGTCAATTGAGGGAGTGTGCGCATGATGAGCCTATTACGTGGACAATAGGCCATAAACTGCCATCTCTATTCAATGATGTATATTGGAAAGCGAGAGAGAAATATCCTTTGAACATTTCTGGATGTCTTATAAAGTGTcacaaatgtaaaaataaataaggtgTAGTTTAATTAGCTATCCACTACAGACGTGTCTAAACAGTAGGGATTTCTATGTTATGGGTACTTAATACAATGGCTACTTTtaacatgtaatttataactttggcaaaaaaattgttttgggtaaaaacaaagatatacataatacaaatattcgaatgttctaaaattaatttgatatcgTTAGTATTCGTAGGTATAATAGAATGAATGATGACATTTAAATCGATTTACAGCCTTATCCTGTACATATGTTTAaagtacaatatattaaaatgtcatttttaggttataataaatataatgagtaTTCGGGgggtaataaaattatttaatatgaactgcgttttcatttattcatttcgaTTTATTAGCAGTTGGTTTTGGCATGTCTTCTAAAGAAGCTGGTGCAGGTTTTGATCGAAACCACGAATGCCTTAATgcctgaaataaaatgaatgatatacgtaaataaaaggtaaaatattttgaattgttaCTATACAATCTTCTTTCAGAACCAGGTAGTATTCATTCAATACCAGAAGCTGCGAAAAATATAgttgaaagaaaaatttacgTCTTTGAACAAATTCTTAAGAATGCCATTTAATTCACCATAGTTCATGTCTCTATATACCtgcacatatatacatattatatgaagttACTTAAAAACAATAGCATACTTCTTTAGCCGAGATCCTTCTCTTTTcatcatataatatgaaagaTTTGACAAAATGTATGGCCTCCGGGTCGACCCCTGGGAATATATCCGTCCAGGGCATTGGCGGAGACTCGGGGAATGTTATCTTGTGATAATCGGGTAAGTCGGAATGGCCTGGCCAGGTTTCTTCTGTGGGTGTGCCCAGATGCTGTAAAACTATTGCTAGCTGCTCTATATCTGATTCACCCTGCAATTTGAAAgactttgaaattattatacataaaactgtGGCTCTAGATCAAATCAGACAAGCGtgcaaaaaattacaatttatcatTGGTGGAAACGGTGATCCGGTgtccaaaaattaaaagattgacaacatgtgacatctgccagccCCGAACCCGCACTAGATCAGCGTGGTGAATGCCTAAACTCACATAGGAGGACCCTGTCGttgcagtggaaacatatatgtcgattttgatgaagatACTTACGGAAAATAGTGGTTGCTTTGTTATCATTTCTGCCATAATACAACCTACGGCCCATATATCAACTTTCTCGCTATAGTATCGGGCGCCATATAGTAATTCTGGTGCACGGTACCATCTACAAAACAtctcattaaaattactttttttagatCTACAATTTAGTATTAAAAGCATTAGTATTGactaatatgttaaaataagttttcactttctattttaataacgattataaaaaaagttgctgtatgattaaaatgttgaatatacatttacagttgaatataaacacataaaatattaataaatacctcGTGGCGACTTGATGGGAATATGGCCGACCGCCATCAGGCCAGTATAAGCGTGCTAATCCCAAATCggctatttttaaaatccctTCGTGATTTATGAGTAGATTTGCAGGTTTGAGATCCtttgttagaaataaatgaGATATATTGAtgcaaatgtttaaataaatgtgtcgCAGttagctttatatttataagcatttaaaGTCCGTCAAAATACCTTTTACTTACTCTATGCATTACATAATGAGCGTGCATATACCGCGTTCCCTTCAACAACATCTGGGCGTATGATTTAATTCTAGGGACTGTAAGTTCTTGTTGATTATGATGCAGCATATCCCACAACCCGGAACACATGTACTCCAATACTAATACAAGGCTCATTCCTCGCGGAAACATGTCGTAAAGTTTAATTAcctaaaattaatagaatgtaACAAAACTATTAGGTACTTTGCTTAATTATCATAGACCGCTGGATTCAGACTACTGCTGCAGCTACAGTTTAACGATCAAAATGTCGGTAAGATTCGAAGTTTTTGTATACGGAAcggttaataattaaacatctcataaaaaattcaaaatttacttacatatttacatcGTAAAAGCTGCAGTGCCTTTATTTCTCTCATGACATTGACCGGTATTCCATCCTCTAGATTTTTGATGAGGATTTTCTTTAAAGCAACTTCTCGTCCGGTTGGTAAATGTCGAGCTTTAAATACAAGACCATGGGCACCCTCCCCTATTCGCCCAACAACGGAGTAGCTTGATATATCTCTGTCCATTTTGTtacttagaaaataaaatttttactttgttttgttgcgcgaatgtgttgctaagcaaCCAAAAAACACTGGCAAATCCAACAAAAGATACTTATCATCAACAAACAATAAGACACACAGATGGTATAAGATTAGAATTAAAGCACATTTATCTTTACAACACCTCTTCTGCTACTCATATGTTAATTTGTTCAGTGGCGTACTAAGGGGCTATGCGGGGTAGTGCCCCGGGCCTCAAGCTCAGAGGGCCCTCGAATCCTTACCAGAAAATCTCAATCGAACTCaacttttgaaaatttctcccattttctaaataaatatgactcccattttctaaataaatatgacaggACACTGCAGTCAAACGATTCTCGTTTCGCTCGAATCATCTATGCGTTTGGATACGGTGAAATGCGCATGACCGTTGAATTAAATGTGAACTAAGTACACGTTAGTTTGAAAACGTTTCTTGAGCTAAGCgacatatttttgaatgaacaattcaatgacattttattgagaaaattCTCTATAACCTATGTTTTaagtaatgttattataaatagtttattaatcatcacattatttctttcaaacaaaattatgattaaattaaaataaatattatattgcgatgaatacaaaatttgttCAGTTGAgaatcttgaaaaaaaaagcattgcTCGCTGTGGGAACGAACCCATACCATATGTGCGATACGTCAACGCTCTACCACTAGAGCTACGgaacacatttattatatgagtCGACTCACATATATTCAGATAGATATACGCATATTTGAAACTATGctattagaatttttaaagtatatgtatatttaatgattttacttCAAAAACCTTACCATTTTTGATAGCAGTGGgctccatttttttatttgcccCAAGGCCCTACGTacctagctacgccactgaatTTGATTCATAATCTGAGACCTAACTACTTTTTTACAACGCTAAGCTGACTCTGTTAATCATTTAGGGGTAAAATAGCTGTTTGCTCTGCTCTGCTAGCTTGTATTCTCTGAATACCTACCCGacatgtacataaaatttcaaaataatatgtctAGCCCTGTCGGAGAAGTTTGTACCAAATAGCACGAAacgacaattttatataatagatttaatGTGCGACTCCAGTACGCTTCGGCCCTACTTGGGTTTGCTCGCAACGAGAAAGGTATCACACCACTCTCATAAGATCGgcgtaaaataatagtatgcaAATGTTGCTGAGTCATTGCACACATTGCAATCATTCGGGGAGTGGGCGAGCTGGAgtcctgtttccttttccccacCCTTCGCAGTCCTTTATTCACGTCATGAATCCTTCCCATATCCCGTActtcttaaaagcgggcaacgtaTTCGGTATTTTCAGTGGCTCTactaatgttcatgggcggtagtgattgattaccatcaggcgaactaccacTTAGATTGCCcgcaatattaacataaaaaataactataaccTGACGAAGAGTAAGCTGACATACGGAACGATATGTTGAGCAATTGATCTAATGTCTAGACTAGAATTTTTCTTAGCTCTGATACCATGCACAATGCGCCTGTGCACAAAACGCGGTAACAAAAACggtagatattataatattatggtataATGATTATGAATTAATTGGAAACATgagacttattttttaattatttaaaattagtgtTTTCGTATTATGTACATAACTTTAATCCTACAAAAAAAATGGGACGAATTTTCTCAGGTCTCAGACTATCTGCCGAGGGGGTCgtgaatgaattttaaccagctcccgtggccccctCACTaaagtggctcgacggaacacagtggggttttggtcggtaagaatccgacataacccacggctccatccccgggggccattgggtatctatgcaagatttccccactataaaaaaaagggCTCAGACTATCTTCATACAAATTTCATAAGCCAGACACAGTTATACTTAcacattcataattataataggaATAAGTAAGCATTGCTTAAATTCGTTATCATGccacacaaaaaacaaattacttttaatgacCTTGCTTGGAACACTTGTATTTAATCTATTATGTTTGATTAAGTGTGTCGTTCAGGTTACCAAAGAAAGGTCGGTACCATTTGTACTTCAGCAACTTGAGACGCAAGTCGGATAAAGGGACAAGATGATGTGGCTACGTCGAATTAGTGtggtgtttttattattcattgctAGTAAAGGAGTTCAAAGCGCATCTATATTAGCACTTTTTTCTTCCTTGTCCTTCTCTGATCACCTCGTATTCAGGAGTTATATTTCTCTTCTTGTTCAACAAGGACATTCTGTTGTCATGATGACCCCATATCCAGGTAACTTTAATCCTCAAGAATTGGAAAGAATAGTAGAACTCAATGTTGGAACTGAATCGGCGCCATTTTGGGAGGAATACAAGAGACTATATACTGATACTGACGACTATTTTCCTCGATTGAAAAGCATAAatgatttatctttaaaattagcCATTGCTCAGCTAAAATCGAAAGTGATGACATCCCTGCTAATTAACCCAAATGTTAAATTTGACCTCGTCATAACAGAAGCTGATGTACCTCTTTTGTATGCGATTGCTGAAAAATATCAAACTCCACACATTTCTATTACTGCGTCGAGTGGAAAAGTCCACCAGTATGAATCTAAAGGCACTCCCATTCATCCCATACTTTATCCAGATGTCAATGCCTTAAACCACAGAAATATAACGGGGTGGCAAAAAATTGTTGAGCTCTATCGTCATTTCAGCACAAGAaatgaatattacaataattacctTCCCCTTTGCGATGTTGCTGCTAAGAAAATGTTTGGACTCAAAAGAGACTTAATAGAGGTTGAATACGATATCGACATATTGTTAATAGCTAGTAATCCACTTTTAATCGGTAATAGACCAACTGTTCCAGCAATTTCTTTCGTCGATCGTCTTCAAATTAAGCCAGGATACCCCTTACAACAGGTAGTTGGATATGTTTAACTTATTACAGTTAATGagattgtgttttattgcttagatactaattaaaattataatttacaggatttgaaaataattttagattcAGCGCCGAAAGGTGTTATATATTTCAGCTTCGGTGCAATTCAGGAACCTGAACATCTTTCCACCAGTATACTACAAACTCTAGCTGATGCGTTTCGAGAGATGCCGTTCACAATACTGTGGAAGATTGGCAATGCGACAGTGGTGAATTTGCCAGAAAACGTAATCACCAATGTTTGGTTTCCTCANNNNNNNNNNNNNNNNNNNNNNNNNNNNNNNNNNNNNNNNNNNNNNNNNNNNNNNNNNNNNNNNNNNNNNNNNNNNNNNNNNNNNNNNNNNNNNNNNNNNNNNNNNNNNNNNNNNNNNNNNNNNNNNNNNNNNNNNNNNNNNNNNNNNNNNNNNNNNNNNNNNNNNNNNNNNNNNNNNNNNNNNNNNNNNNNNNNNNNNNNNNNNNNNNNNNNNNNNNNNNNNNNNNNNNNNNNNNNNNNNNNNNNNNNNNNNNNNNNNNNNNNNNNNNNNNNNNNNNNNNNNNNNNNNNNNNNNNNNNNNNNNNNNNNNNNNNNNNNNNNNNNNNNNNNNNNNNNNNNNNNNNNNNNNNNNNNNNNNNNNNNNNNNNNNNNNNNNNNNNNNNNNNNNNNNNNNNNNNNNNNNNNNNNNNNNNNNNNNNNNNNNNNNNNNNNNNNNNNNNNNNNNNNNNNNNNNNNNNNNNNNNNNNNNNNNNNNNNNNNNNNNNNNNNNNNNNNNNNNNNNNNNNNNNNNNNNNNNNNNNNNNNNNNNNNNNNNNNNNNNNNNNNNNNNNNNNNNNNNNNNNNNNNNNNNNNNNNNNNNNNNNNNNNNNNNNNNNNNNNNNNNNNNNNNNNNNNNNNNNNNNNNNNNNNNNNNNNNNNNNNNNNNNNNNNNNNNNNNNNNNNNNNNNNNNNNNNNNNNNNNNNNNNNNNNNNNNNNNNNNNNNNNNNNNNNNNNNNNNNNNNNNNNNNNNNNNNNNNNNNNNNNNNNNNNNNNNNNNNNNNNNNNNNNNNNNNNNNNNNNNNNNNNNNNNNNNNNNNNNNNNNNNNNNNNNNNNNNNNNNNNNNNNNNNNNNNNNNNNNNNNNNNNNNNNNNNNNNNNNNNNNNNNNNNNNNNNNNNNNNNNNNNNNNNNNNNNNNNNNNNNNNNNNNNNNNNNNNNNNNNNNNNNNNNNNNNNNNNNNNNNNNNNNNNNNNNNNNNNNNNNNNNNNNNNNNNNNNNNNNNNNNNNNNNNNNNNNNNNNACGTAATAACCAATGTTTGGTTTCCTCAACAGGAAATTTTGGGTAATTACCGTCTTATAATTTAGCTTATCCTAACTATGCCCAGAGATATTCAGCGACACACAGCTAACATTCCAACACACAACGTATACAGAAGtattaacagaaaataattccgcgtgtacttaataattattctaccattcagttgtttttttaaatgatatttaatatctcaATAAGGAAGTTTGTAATTTCGACGTTGCCagcttataattataactgtttttttatatttcagctCACCCTAATGTTAAAGCTTTTATAACACATGGCGGGCCACGTTCCTTAGAAGAGGCGATTTTCTACGAAGTTCCTATAATTGGGTTACCAACAGTGCGTTctagaaaagtttttattagtgAAATAACTCGATATGGAACAGGAGAAATTTTGgatatttattctttagaCAAGGAGACTTTGAAACAAGTGGTGGCTGAAGTAGCAACCAACAATAAGTACGATTGGCTTTTTAccgtaataaaattacttattagcGTCACAGTACACAGTAAAGTTACGTCAAAGTAAAGGTAGCttatctgtataatattatagaattcgATTAATTTGCTTTTAAGCCAGGTTCATGTTTAAGATCGTTCAATTATTGATGTGATTTATCTGCTCGGTCCCTATTGAGAcatcatttcattaaattgtttaaattacaattcatttaatatctgtattattttataggtataagaatgatatgattaaattgaaaagtatGGTTGTGAGCCCCGTGATATCCGGTCCCGAGAACGCTGTCTGGTGGACGGAATATGTTCTACGCAATGGAGGCGCGAAGTATCTGCGTTCTCCAGCAGTTGGAATAACATTCGTTAAATACTATATGTTAGATATCGCTAGCATCTTGATTTCAATATCGTTTACTTTACTTTTGGCAACCTATTTCATTTTGCGAGCAATTTTCAGACGACTTTGTTCCcgctttgtaaataaatttggtaatacaggaaaatataaagcatTGTAATGTAAACAGCTACATTCCttgagttaatttattattttctgttaatatagtattcaaattaaaatatatgattaaatgaatatgtttaataaatatggattTCATGAATGTCATCGGAATatacagctttcaaataatttataatggtgCCACTATTAACATTTGTAAgtgtatcaaattattaaagcttaattgttttcttatacTATTATTCAAATCACAACCTTCACCGAATaccattgtaaataataatagtattttagttaaaaataaacccaaAAAGACAAGATTTAAtggtaaaatcaaatatattgtcTTCTTTATACAGAATATACGtgataaggaaattatttaatcctgacgATCCCAATCCAGGATCATAAGAATATATTCttctgaaattattgtattgtcaccgatccttatTATGTACACACAAGGAGCTGTCCATTAAACGGGGGTCAAAATTGAGTCTAAAGCAAGTTACAAAGGGCAGCAttgtatatgaatatattatatcctacttattacattatgatacgaattgtaattataaaaaatactcttaAATATCAGTCGAGATTTTACTCAAACCGAGCTCAAATGCCTTGTTGCTATTTGAAGTTAATAGTTGACAGATTATGTCAAATGTCtacaaattgtcaaaatttgAGTTTCGACTTTCGAGTTCCgtaaatatacttttgttttgggaatttgaaaataatataaaataaaattgaattgaattgaaaataataaaaaattgagagCATCTTAGTTGAGCGTTCAATCTATCAGTGTATGTCGTTTATTGTAAAGatactgttattataatagctAACAAGTTCTTGGTCGAATTTGTCTTCATACCCAGAAAACATGTCGACAGTACGAACTTGCCCTGGACTTTATTGTGGCCGAACAGAATTATCAGATAATTCCTGGAGTGAATGTGGAGCCTGTCCTCGAGGATATAGGACCAATGCATCGAGCTATTGTGTTGAGTGTGCGGATGAGCCAACCCTATACGACTGGCAGTATCTTGGTTTTATGGTACTACTGCCTTTAGTTCTGCACTGGTTCTTTATTGATATGGTCGCCCCTGGAAAAAAGTaagatattatgtatgaaCTCCATTTTCAGTAAtatccaatttaaatatttgttaatacaaTCAAATCTTGGGTACCTAAAAACGAAAGCACTTGCTTTTAACTGTAACTAAGTAAATATCAGGTGTTTATACTCTGTTGCAACTGgtgtgaatttaataaaaaataaatgatgttaAAACCTGTAGTTTATAGcattataaaactagctgttccCCTCAGTTTCACTCGCTTAGTGGTCCctgtgttattccaattgtccagctatctatgtaccatatttcattggaattgggtcagtagtttttgcatgaaagagtaacaaacatacacatacacatgaaatgaaatgaaattctttattgttgttttgttgCAAAAGGCAGCCTTATCACTAGATAGAGATCTACACATACAtctatcctcaca is drawn from Zerene cesonia ecotype Mississippi chromosome 8, Zerene_cesonia_1.1, whole genome shotgun sequence and contains these coding sequences:
- the LOC119828566 gene encoding cyclin-dependent kinase 20-like — protein: MDRDISSYSVVGRIGEGAHGLVFKARHLPTGREVALKKILIKNLEDGIPVNVMREIKALQLLRCKYVIKLYDMFPRGMSLVLVLEYMCSGLWDMLHHNQQELTVPRIKSYAQMLLKGTRYMHAHYVMHRDLKPANLLINHEGILKIADLGLARLYWPDGGRPYSHQVATRWYRAPELLYGARYYSEKVDIWAVGCIMAEMITKQPLFSGESDIEQLAIVLQHLGTPTEETWPGHSDLPDYHKITFPESPPMPWTDIFPGVDPEAIHFVKSFILYDEKRRISAKEALRHSWFRSKPAPASLEDMPKPTANKSK
- the LOC119828626 gene encoding UDP-glycosyltransferase UGT5-like, with protein sequence MWLRRISVVFLLFIASKGVQSASILALFSSLSFSDHLVFRSYISLLVQQGHSVVMMTPYPGNFNPQELERIVELNVGTESAPFWEEYKRLYTDTDDYFPRLKSINDLSLKLAIAQLKSKVMTSLLINPNVKFDLVITEADVPLLYAIAEKYQTPHISITASSGKVHQYESKGTPIHPILYPDVNALNHRNITGWQKIVELYRHFSTRNEYYNNYLPLCDVAAKKMFGLKRDLIEVEYDIDILLIASNPLLIGNRPTVPAISFVDRLQIKPGYPLQQDLKIILDSAPKGVIYFSFGAIQEPEHLSTSILQTLADAFREMPFTILWKIGNATVVNLPENVITNVWFPQQEILAHPNVKAFITHGGPRSLEEAIFYEVPIIGLPTVRSRKVFISEITRYGTGEILDIYSLDKETLKQVVAEVATNNKYKNDMIKLKSMVVSPVISGPENAVWWTEYVLRNGGAKYLRSPAVGITFVKYYMLDIASILISISFTLLLATYFILRAIFRRLCSRFVNKFGNTGKYKAL